The window AACTCTAATCTGACCCTTTTCTGGAAGCTGATGACCCTGAAAAGTAGAAAACCACTAAAAGAAACAACCTAACAATTTCCCAAAGATGTTTATAACTGATGTAAATCAATCACAACGAAGAGACTAAACAAACCTAAAAACTGCCTGGGCAGGCAGGAACTTGATCCTTCTTGCCAAATGGAGAAATCTAGCAGCCAAGGGTGATACTGATTTAAGATGTAAACTCACTAATGTTATGAagacagaagaaatgaaaaagacttGAGCAATTTTCCCTTATAAGACAAGGAGTAGTGGACAGGAATAATATTTGCAGAAAATCTGATGAGACCTGAAGGCAATTGAGAATAAAACTGAAAGGACTATAAACAGATGAAAAGTTGAAGAGATCTGCTCATATTCTTCCCAAAATACTTTTGCTCATCAATGATAATGGAACCACCACGTTGGATGCAGTATTCTAGTCTCTGATGTGCTATGTGAAGAAGATGAAACAGTACTAAATCCAACAAAAGCGGGAAAAGCAGCTATAATAGACATCAAGAGAATACAGAATGCAGGGCTGGAGGTAATCCAATTTGTATAGTCTTGAAGAATCACTGTTTAAGATACTTGAATAAGGAGAAGATATcagaaacttggggaaaaaaacacagatCCTATtattaccccccaaaaaagtgaatgaaaattaTCAAAAACTACTAACCTATATGCCAATTCTTTTATATCAATAAAGTATTTGTGATAATATTAAAGTATACCAGTATtaaagatttaatcaagagagaaatctacattactTGTCAGCTACATTcgtattgttttagatgcatgtctatatatgtgtctgtatgtatatatgtgtgtatatgtgtgtatttagatatatgtatatgtgtgggcATGTATGAAGATATGATATGtctatttacatatacataaatatatccattcTTAACCatagcctgcttggggaaagTGGGAGgaatgaatggggggggggggaaagaataaagtaaaaagcactcaatagagaaaaaagaaaacctacaaggaaacaaagaaaagatggacagtcatgattAAAATGCCTTCTAcatatgcttttttgaaatggaaatttatagtTACATATTTTGATTCCTCCCTGATAAACTGCTGGgtgaatgacaattttttttcctttttctgactttttctgtttttttttttctcattttgtatttgttttaataaatacatttttaaaaattaaaaatgaaaagtaaaacaaaacaaaaaaatctatactAGTAGTTCTCAAAGCATAGTCTGGGGCCTCTGGGAGCTCCCAAGACTCTTTCAGAGGGACcacaaggtcaaaactattttcataataatatcagaaattaaagtattttctaatttctaattgataaatatttggaGATATAACCCACATACATGCAAGTTCTTTGGGATCCtcactaatttttaaaagcacaaagaaGCTCAGAGACCAAAAAGCTTGAAAACTATTGGTCTCTATACATTGTGAGGGATCTTTGATGAAAGTATGAAAAGATAACAGGAAGTATTCTACAAATTATATCCTATAACAGACCACATCTTGATCATCGCATGACAATGAAATGTACAAATACAAGACCACATTGTACtaactacttattatttttaaaaggcactAGATTCTATGGAATCTCACCTTAAAGCCTCTTCTCCAAAAACCTGCCTTCTATGCATGTGTCAAAGCTCACACAAGATACTCTGAAAGACACCACAGAGGCTACTTTGCTCACTGACACTCCAAATATTAAGTAAGGTCTATGGTGTTAGCCATATCAAGGAGGCTGTCCAGTATAAAGTTAGCTAATCAGTCAATACAttgattaaatgataaaataagtgcctactatatgagAAGATACATgccttgccctcagggagcttagtCTGATGGAAGAGACAATTTCTAAACAACTGGCAAACAATTTTCTGTTTGATCCTACAGATGACAGGGAACGACTGAAGTATATGAGTTAagggggtgacatggtcagatctgaactttaggaaaatcactttgacagccgagtggaggatggactgaacGGGGAGAGGCCCGAGGCAGAGCGACCCACCAACAGCTACTGCAGTAATGCAGGTGTGTAGTGATAAGCCTCAGGgtaaagaagaaagcaaaggaggACACTGTAGAAGGTTCGTTGACCAGACAGAGACGGGGTCAagtggcctctgaggtcctttccagctctgaccttCTGGGGAGTGGTGCCGACAGCTAGCCCTTGCCCATCCCACCTTgctctgttccttccttcccagGACAGGAGAGATGATGGAGGGCAACAAGACAGAACACAGGAGAACAGTCAACTTAACCTTAGTAAGCAGCGATGAGGACCTGAAGGGATTGTTCCCATGCCCTTCACCTCCACATCATCTCCCAGGCCGTGACAGTGACAAAGGAAGCGAGAACCTAAACGGCTTCACTATCGACAGACTATCAGCCATGCTGAGGTCCCACGTCCCCTCAGGTCAGCTAGGGGTGGCCAGCTCTGTTGCTTTTCCCATTCTCTCCTGTTCCCTCCCAAGTGGTGAGTCTCCTCCATTACCAAGGCATCGCCTCAAGAAGAAGGAAAAACCATCTTGGGACCCTTAAAATCACTCGATGTAAAGGGCAGGAGAGAGCTGAGGAGCAGAGACCCCTACCTGTTTTTCTCCCATCTCAGTATCATATTTCTGGATCCagttctctatttctgtctccagtttatatttcttctgaaaaataaaaagagaaaaaaaagtcaaaaaaatgatttaatcttGGCAATAGAGATATTGATAGAGTTGGAGATCGGGCTCTTTGTTCCCTGGAGCAAGAGAGTGGGTGCATTTGCTGGGCACCTGTAATGAGTCCAAGTCTGGCTGCCACTCTGCATTTGCCATCTTAGATGGGCTTCTGTCTCCCACAGCCTCGCTTTTCCTTACCTAGGAAATCATCTCCCCCATTCTTCGCAGGCGTGCTGCAAACATAAACGGTCACCTTTCGTGAATTTCCAGGTCCTGGCCAAATCGCTGTATAAGAACAGGGTGCCACAAAAGGGGCCTGGACAGAAATCTCCTGGGTTCTGAGTTCTAAAAAAGTCTGCTCTGGTGCTTTGGGTGATGGCATGTGGCTGCAGAGCGACCCTGCTCAGGGGTGTCAACCTGTGAATCCACAGGAGGGAAGGCAGGCCCTCAGGTATAATAGAGTCTGGGGCAGAATAGGCTTGCAGGCTGCTTCAGTGGCCCTAGGGCAGGGAGAGGTTTGTGATCTGAGCTGCTGGCACTGTTGTGATCCTCCCTCCCTAAGCCTTCCAAGGATCAGAAGCCCGCGTTTATTCTCACCAGAGCTAAGTTCTTCCAGGACAAGATGAGCTAGCCCCAGCCTGTGGAAACTTTACAAGTGAGGAGGAGTTCTTCCCCCACAGAGATTGCCAATCTAGAGGTGCCCTCTGCTCCCCTGAGATTGCCAGCACCGTGCCAGTCTGGAGGTGCCCCCCGCTCCCCTGAGATTACCAGCGCCGTGCCAGTCTGGAGGTGCCCCCCTCCCCTGAGATTGATAGTGCCGTGCCAGTCTGGAGGTGTCCCCCTCCTGCCCCTACCTTTCTGAGTGCCTGTTCACTGTCCCGGTTCTCCTCAACAATGTTATGGTACTGGGTCTTGAGCATGAGGATGTCCTGCTGGATCTTGGCAACGCGGACCTTGGAGGCCCGCAGCTCAAGCTTCTGCTGCTTCTCAGCCTCCTGCTTGGTGCGCAGCAGGTGGTTCTCTGAGAACTTGAGCACCTGGTGCAGGTgacttttcagttctttgatcacaaagctctctttctccatctggatcagggaaaaggagggaaggcgACATCAGCCAAGGCGGGTGGCCCTAGGAGGAAGCCTGGGCCTGCGGGTGCTCTGGAAATCAGCACCTCCATGAGGGAAGCTGGAAAGACTCCCCATTGAAAGGCACCGCATGCTGTCTGGGTGGCAAAAGCGCTTGGTTAAGGGAAGTGAAGCACAAAGGAATTAAATGAATCAAGTTCTACCCTCTCATCTTTTTAGTGCTCTGCCTTCTTGCCCTTGTCATTGATTCACAGTAAACCAGGAACTACAGTTAAATATATATGCTGGGGGCAGGCAGGGGGCAGGctcgggggagggggaggcagccTGGGAAGCAGGGGGACAGGCCAGGGGGTGGGGGGACAAGTCAGGGAGcaggccgggggggggggggaagtcagGGAACAGGGGGTCAAACCCTGTTGGGGTTGGGGGACAGGCCAAGGAGTAGTCTGGGGAGCAGTCCAGAGAGCTGGCCAGGGAGCAGCCTGGGGAGCAGGCCAGGGAAGGGAGGCCAGGCCTTCAGGCCACTAGCTCCTACCTCGGCATTCCTGGTTTTGATGGTGGAGGACAGCTCTGACTGGAGGTTCTCGATCatctctttgttcttcttttctcgGAGAGTCATTTCGTCCATAAACTcggtcttttccttctcctccatgGGACTGGTGAGGAGTTTCTCGAACACAAAGCCCCGGAACTCGATCAGACCCTGGAGGAAGATGTTGGACTCTTCGCAGCGCCCCTGGACCTGGGTGCGCAGGATCTCCCCAGCCTGGAGGTTGAGCAGGAAGATCCTCAGCGTGTTGCGGGCCGACGCCTTCACGTCCTCCTTGAGGAGCTCCAGGCTCTGCTTGTGCTCCTCCAGGAGAAACTTCAGGTCCTCGTCCCTTGTTTCAGcccactcttcctcctcctccttcaccaGGTTGTCCAGCTCCAGGAGGGTGCTGCAGAAGTCCTCATGGTCGCGTATGGCCTGCACGGTGTCTTCGTCCAGCAGCCCTTCCAAGCAGTGCGGGTTGTAGGCGGCTGCCGAGAACAGAGTCACCAGCTCCACCTTGCGGATGGTGTCGTCCAGGACCGAGATGATCCTCTTGGTCTCGATGGTGGTGAGCTTGGTGCGGGAAGGGTCCGTCTGGCTGGTGGCCGTGCAGGCCAAGGCGGCCTTCCTGGGAGCCGGGGCCATGGCCAGTCTCAGCCTGTTGCTGTTGCTTATCTCGGAGCCCTGGAAGAGGGGCGCCACAATCACTTCCGTACTCATGCTGGATACAGGAATGTCTTCCTTCCGCAGATCCTTCAGAGGCACCTAGGTCTCATCCTTCTCCTGAACGCGTTGCAGAATCTCCACTCAAACTCTGTGAACTCTGGAAACGGGGAGAGGCATGGTAAACAGAGACATCCAATATGGCTACAACTGTAAGCTCTCACCCAAGGCTCAGGCTCTTCAACCCGTGCAAACCTGACTTGAGAGCCCTTCGGGGACAGTGTCCAGAGCCTCCCGAGGGCCGGAGTGCAAACCTGACTCGAGAGCCCTTCGGGGAGAGTGTCCAGAGCCTCCTGAGGGCTggggtgctgctgctgctgctcagtGTGGCACTAAGACTTAAGAGCTTGTCCACTGATTTAATGAAAGAAACCAAAATTTGATGAATGGCTTTGaagtaatttttaatagtttttaaaagattatggCGGCCATCAGAAATCAACagtttattcattaaaattaattaaaaggcaTCTGAATTTTTACCTATACATAGATACATGAACAGCTCtatagatagagtgccaggcttggaatcaaggagactcatctttttaaattcaaatctagccttagacacttactggttgtgtgaccctgaacaagtcacttaatcctgtttgcctcagtttcctcatctgtaaaagagctggagaaggaaatgacaaactgctccagtatctttgccaagaaaacccagtgaagagttggacatgactaaaaacaactgaacaccaaatagggatgtgtgtgtgagtggtgtgtacatacatatatccatgCACACACACGTACGAGACTCATATTTTTAGGCATCCAGGTAAATGTCCTGGATTTGGTTAAGGGTTGTGAAGCACAACCCTTAATGTGTGAGAGTTAACCTCAGCAACAGGCTGAGACTGGCCATGGCCCCGGCTTCCAGGAAGGCCACCTTGGCCCGCACAGCCACCAGCCAGATGGACCCTTCCCGCACCAATGCCCTGGTAAAAATAAGGACATACCTTGATATACGTCTATTTGTGTGTTTCACTTTAAAGACATTTGCACGTACAAATTATGAATTAGAAGAAAGTGAGGTTGCACTGCTGCCTTATGTTTCAAAAGGCTTCCTTGCTATTAGAAAAGGAATCAAGGCAGATTACCTGGAAATAGTTTTCGTGAAATGATAGGATATACCAAAATTGTAATTTATATTCAACTTTTAGAGAACTCAAAGGATACTGTGAAGTTAGCTCTTCCTTTTTCTAAGacttctcccagctctgacatttcccGTTCTAAGGCCTTAGAATGTCACAACTTGGAGGAACGTTaaaacaggggatgtcagggctgagGGGCCTTAGAATAGGGGATGGCAGGGCTGGGAGGAAACTCAAAACAGAATGTCTGAGCTGAAAGAGTATTTAAAAACTGTCTAGTTCAACCctgtttaacagatgaggaaaatgaagtttgcATATGGCAAGATTTCATGGCCAGTTGGTGGCTTCTAGCATTCAATGTCATACAAGGTTGTTCCCTGAGTTTCCAGCCCTCTCACCCCAATGAAACCCAAGTCAGCATCCTAGGTTATATTTCTATTTCAGGTCATAAATGCACAAGCAAATGTGTAGActcgtttttgtttgtttgttttttgtttttttgaggagTCTGTTTCAGCCTGGTGTGTAATTTGTTTTTTGAAGTAGGAGTAGAATATACATGGGGtgtctggagagcaatgtgggaGACCCTATAGCTAAAGAAAAGGATTAGCATAGAGGACGAATTCGGTCCTATATAATGGAATCCTTGCCGTCTTGGCTCCAACCAGAATTGCGATTTCTTCTTTGCCAGGCTGCACAGCGCAGATTCCCCAGGACATTTTCTACCATACCATAGAATCTCTTCACCCAGGATGCTCACTCCCACCCAGGGCTACTTCTCTCCACTGTCCCCCCCACAGGCTCCATCTTCTGATTGGCTGGTTGGTCCCAGAACCTCCCATTTAAGGAGGAGGCCCAGGCCCAAAAGTGCTGACTGGGCTCCATCCTGACTTTTTGTAGCAGGTCCCCAGGCTGGGTACCTCTACAACTCACCTCCCTTTTCTgggttgtcttccccattagaatgtaagctccttcaagACAGGGCAtgtttgtctttctccttccatttgtATATCCAGATTTAGCACAGAGCCTAATTTATAATAAGGTTAAATGCCTGCTAATGAactgatattctttctttctttctttcttttttgctgaggcaattggggttaggggACTTaacagggtcacccagccagtaagtcttaagtgtctgatgtcagatttgaactcaggtcctcctgacttcagggctggtgctctatccaccataccatctaactgccccaattgAGGTTTTCTTTATAGACTAGCAGAAGCCTAAATTAATTGGCAATTATAATTCCACTTCTGACCAAGAAGGGAAATATTTAGTGGAAAAAAGAGTGGAAAGAATGCAGACTCTGGAGTTGGAGggtttgagttcaaattatgcttctgatatttactacctgAATGACTTTAGACAAGCCACTCCATCTagctaggtctcagtttcctcaagatAAGAGAGTTGGACTGGaagacctctaaggtctctttcagctctaggTGAAGACTATTGTTCTCAAAATATCC of the Sarcophilus harrisii chromosome 1, mSarHar1.11, whole genome shotgun sequence genome contains:
- the IQCD gene encoding dynein regulatory complex protein 10 → MSTEVIVAPLFQGSEISNSNRLRLAMAPAPRKAALACTATSQTDPSRTKLTTIETKRIISVLDDTIRKVELVTLFSAAAYNPHCLEGLLDEDTVQAIRDHEDFCSTLLELDNLVKEEEEEWAETRDEDLKFLLEEHKQSLELLKEDVKASARNTLRIFLLNLQAGEILRTQVQGRCEESNIFLQGLIEFRGFVFEKLLTSPMEEKEKTEFMDEMTLREKKNKEMIENLQSELSSTIKTRNAEMEKESFVIKELKSHLHQVLKFSENHLLRTKQEAEKQQKLELRASKVRVAKIQQDILMLKTQYHNIVEENRDSEQALRKKKYKLETEIENWIQKYDTEMGEKQAEYEELNEIYTEEKAQLAELKEKHAVLLQEFAQIKEERLINSKKKLEAEKEMSLMVRSATLIQAFWKGYLVRSLLKSKRRKKGKGKGKGKGKGKGKKK